One genomic segment of Sminthopsis crassicaudata isolate SCR6 chromosome 4, ASM4859323v1, whole genome shotgun sequence includes these proteins:
- the RPTN gene encoding repetin, whose translation MTQLLNSIITIIKVFNEYAEMNDDCTSLCKKELKHLLLEEFKEILRRPDDPETVDTILELLDRDHDEHVDFNEFLLLVFKLVQSCYQIQSKKSCRDRSGTHQERGRERTRDHHLPEEGVGKQQKQRHRGRRQDTPCDQSERQDEDSHYGQNGRQGEDSHYGQNGRQDEDSRYGQNERQDEDSRYGQNGRQDEDSRYGQYGRQDEDSHYGQYGRQDEDSRYGQNGRQDQRSHHDQSERRDQNSHHGHSGKQDQHSHHGQFGKQDQHSHHGQFGKQDQHSHQGQSEKQDKTSNYGQSERLGQDSHHSNSNRQGQDTCSGQSGRVRQESSCGQSERQRYVSYLGQHRRQSQSFGRSEPEQQYNGSRCGQSQRLGQDSTCGQTGRQRQESHSGQSRRQRLDTQCGQSGRQGLDSQYDHSEEFGQGTSCGQTDRQGLDSQCGQSGRQGLDTQYGQSGREGLDSHYDQTRRQGLGTQCGQSGRQGLDSQYGQSEEFGQGSSCGQTNNQGLDSHYGQTGRQGLDTQYGQSGRQGLDTHYGQSGRQGLDTQYGQSGRQGLDTHYGQSGRQGLDTQYGQSGRQGLDTQYGYSGRQGLDTQYGHSGRQGLDTQYGHSGRQGLDTQYGQSGRQYSHYGQYEGFGQGSNYGQTNRQGLNSGYGHSEMQGQNYQFQNNRTGQEGQGLSRSQGYLSREDRQGHFQQGLWQPERESESRQHKVYSQSQQERSLCHKGRDWQQCGSQQTGGQAQDGQRHEERQSHQRFHQQTHEEEEGCQTRDRQSQEEQGTSSQRRDRQTCGQKQSRQRYHQQTHEEEEDHQTQDRQGHEEQGTSQQRGRQACGNEQSHQSRQIRDNERYHQTRDRQDQRACDNEQTHQRRGRQTHEEEESSYQTQNRQGHDGQRRQETQSRQQQRDQQGHTHMKRSCAHEHDHFGPQRQGSPRRSDDQSSHPTQAYGNLRGRGSNESYTTNSAVAPSPLYKYVQEQKSQGHHN comes from the exons ATGACTCAACTTTTGAATAGCATCATCACCATAATTAAGGTGTTTAATGAATATGCTGAAATGAATGATGACTGTACATCTCTGTGCAAGAAAGAACTGAAGCATCTTCTCCTGGAGGAGTTCAAGGAGATTCTTCGG CGACCAGATGACCCTGAGACAGTTGATACCATCCTGGAGCTCTTAGATCGGGATCATGATGAACATGTAGACTTTAATGAATTTCTCTTGTTGGTGTTTAAGTTGGTTCAATCCTGTTATCAAATTCAGAGTAAAAAGTCATGTAGAGACAGATCTGGGACCCATCAAGAACGAGGAAGAGAGAGGACCAGAGACCATCATCTTCCAGAAGAGGGTGTAGGCAAGCAACAAAAACAGAGGCACAGAGGACGAAGGCAGGATACCCCTTGTGATCAGTCAGAGAGACAAGATGAGGATTCCCACTATGGTCAGAATGGTAGACAAGGTGAGGATTCCCACTATGGTCAGAATGGGAGACAAGATGAGGATTCCCGCTATGGTCAGAATGAGAGACAAGATGAGGATTCCCGCTATGGTCAGAATGGGAGACAAGATGAGGATTCCCGTTATGGTCAGTATGGGAGACAAGATGAGGATTCCCACTATGGTCAGTATGGGAGACAAGATGAGGATTCCCGTTATGGTCAGAATGGGAGACAAGACCAACGTTCTCATCATGACCAGTCTGAGAGACGAGACCAGAATTCTCATCATGGCCATTCTGGGAAACAAGATCAGCATTCTCATCATGGCCAGTTTGGGAAACAAGACCAGCATTCTCATCATGGCCAGTTTGGGAAACAAGACCAGCATTCTCACCAGGGTCAGTCTGAGAAACAAGATAAGACTTCCAACTATGGTCAGTCTGAAAGGTTAGGACAGGACTCACACCATAGCAATTCAAACAGACAAGGACAAGATACTTGCTCTGGTCAGTCTGGAAGGGTGAGACAGGAATCAAGTTGTGGTCAGTCTGAGAGACAAAGATATGTCTCTTACTTAGGTCAGCATAGAAGACAAAGTCAGAGCTTTGGTCGTAGTGAACCAGAGCAACAATATAATGGTTCTCGTTGTGGTCAGTCTCAAAGACTGGGACAAGACTCAACCTGTGGTCAGACAGGCAGACAAAGACAAGAGTCCCATTCTGGTCAGTCAAGGAGACAAAGACTGGACACTCAATGTGGTCAATCAGGAAGACAAGGACTAGATTCTCAGTATGACCATTCAGAGGAGTTTGGACAAGGAACAAGTTGTggtcagacagacagacaaggcCTTGACTCACAGTGTGGCCAGTCAGGAAGACAGGGACTAGACACTCAATATGGTCAGTCAGGGAGAGAAGGATTAGATTCTCACTATGATCAGACAAGAAGGCAAGGACTAGGTACTCAGTGTGGTCAGTCAGGGAGGCAAGGATTAGACTCTCAGTATGGCCAGTCAGAGGAGTTTGGACAAGGATCAAGTTGTGGTCAGACAAATAATCAAGGACTAGACTCTCACTATGGCCAGACAGGAAGACAGGGACTGGACACTCAATATGGCCAGTCAGGAAGACAAGGACTGGACACTCACTATGGCCAATCAGGAAGGCAAGGACTGGACACTCAATATGGCCAGTCAGGGAGACAAGGACTGGACACTCACTATGGCCAATCAGGAAGGCAAGGACTGGACACTCAATATGGCCAGTCAGGGAGACAAGGTCTGGACACTCAATATGGCTACTCAGGGAGACAAGGACTGGATACTCAATATGGCCACTCAGGAAGGCAAGGACTGGACACTCAATATGGCCACTCAGGAAGGCAAGGACTGGACACTCAATATGGCCAGTCAGGGAGACAGTATTCTCACTATGGACAGTATGAGGGGTTTGGACAAGGATCAAACTATGGCCAAACCAACAGACAAGGTTTAAACTCTGGTTATGGACATTCTGAAATGCAGGGGCAAAATTATCAGTTCCAGAATAACAGAACAGGACAGGAAGGACAGGGGCTGAGTAGAAGCCAAGGGTATTTATCTAGGGAAGACAGGCAAGGCCACTTTCAACAAGGGCTATGGCAACCAGAGAGGGAGTCTGAAAGCCGTCAACATAAGGTATATTCCCAGTCCCAGCAAGAAAGATCTCTCTGCCACAAAGGGAGAGACTGGCAGCAGTGTGGTAGTCAGCAGACTGGAGGACAGGCACAAGATGGACAAAGACATGAAGAAAGGCAGAGCCATCAGAGATTCCATCAACAAACACATGAAGAGGAAGAGGGCTGTCAGACTAGGGATAGACAAAGCCAGGAGGAGCAGGGAACCTCTTCTCAAAGGCGGGACCGACAGACCTGTGGACAAAAGCAGAGCCGTCAGAGATACCACCAGCAAACACATGAAGAAGAAGAGGATCATCAGACCCAGGATAGGCAGGGTCATGAGGAGCAGGGGACCTCTCAACAGCGAGGCAGACAGGCCTGTGGCAATGAGCAAAGTCATCAGAGCAGGCAAATCCGAGACAATGAGAGGTATCATCAGACCCGGGACAGACAAGATCAGAGAGCCTGTGATAATGAGCAAACTCATCAGCGGAGGGGCAGGCAAACCcatgaggaagaagagagttcATATCAGACCCAGAATAGACAAGGCCATGACGGGCAGAGACGACAAGAGACCCAGAGTCGGCAACAGCAAAGAGACCAGCAGGGCCATACTCATATGAAGAGATCCTGTGCCCATGAGCATGACCACTTCGGTCCTCAGAGACAGGGTTCTCCAAGAAGATCAGATGACCAAAGTTCCCATCCAACTCAGGCCTATGGGAATCTTAGAGGAAGAGGATCCAATGAAAGCTATACCAC